GAGTGGATGCTGTATTCAACTATGCATTGTTTGCTTCctgttgtacattatttattcaattgtaTGCATTACATTAGATTAATGTGACACATTATTGATTCCGCCGATTTAAATTCTGTACTGATGTCTTGTTTTGCACATCACCGAAGCAGCAAAAGGTGAATTTGGTATGTGTATTCATACAGtagttgtacattattgtagACAGGTGTTCACATTATTTTTAATACTTCTCAGCATTATTTGCGTGCTTGTGTACAATATGTATCAAATATTTTGCATTACATTATAATCATGTGATACATTATTGAAAACCGTCGAATTTAATTCCTTGCTTGTTGGAAAGCAGCGAAGCAGCCTAGGATGGACTTTGAGGAAGCTGTAGACGATGTTATACCTATAGCTTTAGCACAGAAGTTCCGGCAGAGATTGGCCGACCAAAAGGCAGAGACAAGTAAAGCAAACGAAGAGGTAGAGCAGATGAAATCAAGAGGGAAGAAAGTCGACCATCTCTACTGTCGACGGATCCCAACGGACTTTCTGGATTGTTTAAAAAGGCTAACTCCTAGGAATATTAAAGCCATCCATGAACTGGGTTTCGGAGCTATACTCAGTTTCAATATAAAGGAGATACCCGGGTACCTAGCGTATTGGGTTCTCACCAATTTTAATCTAGCTCGTTGCAAGATTCCATTGTCTGGGGGTGAGGACCTAACCCTGGACGAGGAGGACGTACATCTTACGTTAGGCTTTCCAAGAGGTCCGACACGCATTCAGCACCCCACCGAAAAACAATCCAACTTTGTGTATAATGACTACGCTGCACAAAGATGTAATAAAGGACGGTTCAATATGGCCCCTGGAGATGTTGGGCAGATGATGATGGAGGATGTTGATGGGGGACCAGATTTCAAGAAACTATTCATGTTTATGCTGGAGAATGTCGCCATAGAGACTCCGTCCAACGGCAATGGCAAGCCAAAGATTCTACATTTCATCGACGATGTGGATGAGATTCAGAACATGAATTGGTGTGGATACTTGTTATCGGTTCTTGAAGTCACGTATCCCAGTTGAACCCAAGGCCTAAGTGCGTCTTTCACCAGGCCGATCCACTTCTTATTGGTGAGTGAAATAGTAAATGCATTATATGCCAATTTGCATACATTACTAACATGGTACAATATGCAATATTGTGTAGCTGTTATCAatgcattatatatataatttggtACATTATTAGTCAGTAATTGCTTCATTATCTATACTGCCAATTTCGTTTCAACCATCAACTATGCATTATATGGACTTGTTGCTGCATTACTGATGTGCATGTAAAATGTTAATATCTTTTTGTTCATTGTTGATATATTT
This portion of the Salvia splendens isolate huo1 unplaced genomic scaffold, SspV2 ctg253, whole genome shotgun sequence genome encodes:
- the LOC121789502 gene encoding uncharacterized protein LOC121789502, translated to MDFEEAVDDVIPIALAQKFRQRLADQKAETSKANEEVEQMKSRGKKVDHLYCRRIPTDFLDCLKRLTPRNIKAIHELGFGAILSFNIKEIPGYLAYWVLTNFNLARCKIPLSGGEDLTLDEEDVHLTLGFPRGPTRIQHPTEKQSNFVYNDYAAQRCNKGRFNMAPGDVGQMMMEDVDGGPDFKKLFMFMLENVAIETPSNGNGKPKILHFIDDVDEIQNMNWCGYLLSVLEVTYPS